Proteins from one Gibbsiella quercinecans genomic window:
- the ftsP gene encoding cell division protein FtsP: MSLSRRRFIQASGLALCAGSVPLRAEAKGTQTPLPVPPLLESRRGQPLFLTLQRAHWAFMDSRKASVWGINGMYLGPTVRVYSGDDVKLIYSNRLLEPVAMTISGLQVPGTLAGGAARMMSPGVDWAPVIPIRQAAATCWYHANTPNRMAPHVYNGLAGLWLVEDAVSKALPLPNHYGVDDFPLIIQDKRLDNFGMPEYDPPGQGGFVGDTLLVNGVQNPYVEVSRGWVRLRLLNASNSRRYTLQLSDGRPFHVIASDQGFLPAPVVVQALMLAPGERREVLLDMSTGDEVTISAGESAGIMDRLRGLFEPSSILVSTQVLTLKPTGLLPLVTDNLPMRLMADQLLDGNAVRSREFRLGDSLAGINGAIWDMNRIDVQAKQGTWERWTIHADTPQSFHIQGVQFLIKRVNGAQPMAEDRGWKDTVWVDGDVELLVYFPQVSSEHFPFLYYSQTLEMADRGSAGQFVVQPA, encoded by the coding sequence ATGTCACTCAGTCGACGTCGGTTTATTCAGGCATCGGGTCTGGCGCTGTGTGCGGGTAGCGTGCCGCTGAGGGCTGAAGCGAAAGGAACGCAGACCCCTTTACCTGTTCCCCCGTTGCTGGAATCACGCCGGGGCCAGCCGCTGTTCTTAACCCTGCAGCGTGCCCATTGGGCCTTTATGGATAGCCGCAAAGCCTCCGTGTGGGGCATTAACGGCATGTATCTTGGGCCAACGGTGCGGGTATACAGCGGCGATGACGTTAAGCTCATCTATAGCAACCGGCTGTTGGAACCGGTTGCCATGACCATTAGCGGCCTGCAGGTGCCAGGCACTCTGGCCGGCGGCGCGGCGCGCATGATGTCCCCCGGCGTTGACTGGGCGCCGGTGATCCCCATCCGGCAGGCGGCGGCCACCTGTTGGTATCACGCGAATACCCCCAACCGTATGGCCCCGCACGTGTATAACGGCCTGGCGGGCCTGTGGCTGGTGGAAGACGCCGTCAGCAAGGCGTTGCCGCTGCCGAACCATTACGGCGTGGACGACTTCCCGCTGATTATTCAGGACAAGCGCCTGGATAACTTCGGTATGCCGGAATACGATCCGCCGGGGCAGGGCGGCTTCGTCGGCGACACGCTGTTGGTCAATGGCGTGCAGAACCCCTACGTTGAAGTGTCGCGTGGCTGGGTGCGCCTGCGTTTGCTGAATGCGTCCAACTCGCGGCGCTATACGCTGCAATTGAGCGACGGCCGGCCTTTCCATGTGATTGCCAGCGATCAGGGCTTCCTGCCTGCACCGGTGGTGGTGCAGGCGCTGATGCTGGCGCCGGGGGAACGGCGTGAAGTGCTGCTTGATATGTCGACGGGCGATGAAGTGACGATCAGCGCCGGCGAGTCGGCGGGCATTATGGATCGCCTGCGCGGCCTGTTCGAGCCATCGAGTATTCTGGTGTCGACGCAGGTGCTGACGCTGAAGCCCACCGGGCTGCTGCCGCTGGTGACTGATAATCTGCCGATGCGCCTGATGGCGGATCAGTTGCTGGATGGCAACGCGGTACGTTCGCGCGAGTTCCGCCTGGGGGATAGTCTGGCTGGCATCAACGGCGCGATCTGGGACATGAACCGTATTGACGTGCAGGCGAAGCAGGGCACCTGGGAGCGCTGGACGATCCACGCCGATACGCCGCAGTCGTTCCATATCCAGGGCGTGCAGTTCTTGATTAAACGGGTGAATGGCGCACAGCCGATGGCGGAAGACCGCGGCTGGAAAGATACGGTGTGGGTTGACGGCGATGTCGAGCTGTTGGTGTATTTCCCGCAGGTGTCTTCAGAGCACTTCCCGTTCCTTTACTACAGTCAGACGCTGGAAATGGCCGATCGCGGTTCTGCCGGCCAGTTTGTGGTTCAGCCGGCGTAG